Sequence from the Larimichthys crocea isolate SSNF chromosome XXIII, L_crocea_2.0, whole genome shotgun sequence genome:
TACAGACACGTTTTATAACAGATAACAGCTCATATTTAttcacagtgttgtgtttttgatttcagACTATTGAATGTTTATgtctctttttgtgtctttctttctttccatgaaacataaagacattaattcattgatttatttagcTTTACAGCTGTACAGGATTATTGATGACCTGATGTTTTCTATTGTCTGCCGTGaaacccaaaaaaagaaaatgtaataaaacatttaagccgcagaaaaagtgaaaatgaaaatggcTTCTCATTCTTAAACATGCAAATCAATCCTTTTCTGTAATTGGCTTGCCAGTAAGTTAAGTAAGACATGGCCACGTTAAGAAAAGTCTCAAAACAAACTGGGGAAAAGTTGCATTAAAGCCCCGAAAAGACACAATTATCTCAAGAAAGACTCCCCTTAAGTCGCACATACACAGTATTCAGTATCGGCCTGTTCCATCTCTTCATTAAAGCTAAATGACtttcaaacacaataaatattcTAGGTGTTTTCTGcatcattttacacacaaaatgtaTCCTGACATATTTGGTATCTTTGGGAACTTTGGGATCTCTACTAAAAATTTCAAATCTGATAGATCTGAACAATGTTTGGCCGcacagcatgtgtttgtacTGACTGACCCACCGGTGCTTTTACAGAGGGTAGATACTGTTCGAGTTTTAAGACttgttaaatgttaacatcATTGTCTTCATGTTTACCGGCGGTTGACTCTCTGCAGCAAATTAGAGGGCTCTATAGAAGAcataatcaaaacacaaaaggtgCTGCGAGGAGACGAAATTGAATGAGTGTAGCCTATAGATGGCTCAGATCAATAGATCAGATGGACCCGGGCTTGTCTCCtcgacagagagaggaagacggagagagagagagagagatagaaagagagagagagaggggggagttCTTTTGGCAATAAGGAGCCACTCTAATGGAGTCTTTCAGTTTGCTGTGGCTGGAAATGAAAGGAGGCTGAAGCCCGGCCAATTATTCTGcctgagaagaggaggagactgaaagaggagggagagaaggagaagaagtggCGTGTGGCGCTGGATCGTTGgcctgtcagacagacagacaaaccgatagatagatagatagatagatagatagatagatagatagatagagagatggCACATTCATAAATACATAGATGTATAGAGAGGCTCACAGAATGAGGGGTTTATTCAGAATAGCCCACAGATATTGGCCCCACTCCCAGAAATTTCCCCCAGTGCAAAAGGTTAACTGTCAGTCCCCCGCTAGGTATAAATAGAAGTCTGCCCTCCAGAAAGGCGTGTTTCAGAGAGAGGGGGTAGACAGAGCAGGGAGGGAGTGCGGGGGGGCAGTTCCTCATGATCCCAGTGACACACAGGGGGTAGGAGGGGGTAGTTTCAGGGGTTTTTGGGGAGGGTGAGTAGGGAGGGGTtttacagagcagagagaggaaagatgcAGCCGAAGACATTATAATGGCTCTGGAGACTGACAGAGACCCCGGACAAAAGACTGTCCTCATCTATTCAACTTGTCCGTGACAGCAGACACAACAAAATGCGGTCGTCAGCGCCACAGAAAGCTCCGGTGCAATTGAGCATTTgacaccccccctcctccaaaaaaaaaaccaaacaaaaaaaataaatgtagaggGCTATTGTTTTATTAAGGCTGTGGAGATGTGCAATTAGGCTAGTGTCTGGTAATCCAAGGCTGATTGAATGGTTGAAGCTCAGTTACATTACGTACGTCGGTGTCAGGTTTATGTAACTGGAAAGAGAAGCTAGATAGAGGTTATATGTGAAGTGCCATGAAGATAAATCTTATATTTACCTCTTCTAATAAACTaatttttacatcatttaacCCAACCCCGTATGTGAGCGACGACTACACAAAGTTCTCCTtgtcaggtgtttttttatttttcacttaaaTCCATGGTAGCAAAAATGATACACACAGCTGAAAtatcagacacacagaaacatcaaaacaaacacagaaaaaataaaaaaaaggtgcttcACCACCTCCAAAAAATAAAGCTTCCTCTTCAGTTTAGCACACCTGAATGTAAGCAGATTCGACCTGACGTGATCTGCCCTGAAagaagtatttaaaaaaataaatcaggttTCCTTCGATAATGCTACTAAaatgagatttgtttttttttttgtttgacacaaTATATTTTCTTATGTCGTCTCTCTCTATGGTGAGAGTCATTGGTATTGACTCTAAAAggcatgtaagaaaaacaaagatgttattgctttttttttttgaagtatCCACACTGCATATACTTACaagttatatttcttttttttttttaagcctttgtcagaaataataaataaggaAGAATAATCGGCTCATGAATACTCTGATTGCACTTAATCCTCTAGACCCCCAAACTCTAACTAACATACTGTAGGTCTAGTATGGTAATACCTGTCTGATTACATAGGCAAGCCATTATACATACAAGCAATAATGTCATTATGTTTGTACAAAtgataaaactaaaaactgttATAGTGACAAAAGCACTACATTCTATAATACACAGGCAATCACAGATTGCAAATcttaagtaataataatgtcCTGCCCTCTCCTTCAAACCGGCGTATATTCCCAAACTACTAGCGCTAAGTTTTAAAAGGACACAGTTTGAAGTGGAAAACGTGTACAGTCGCACAGTAAAAATGTTCGTCTCCGTGGGAATCACAGGTCTGTTCTACCAAGACATTTAACACCTGGTCACaaagggggagaagaaaaaaaagaatcatcaCTGGAAAGTGTTATACAAACTGTTTTGACATTAACCACAAATGCTGGCGAAAGTTGTTGTAGTATACTCCTGGTACATTCTCACTGCGGCGGCCTTCGTCACTCTGCTGATGATATAACAAACTAAAAGAAGGTGGCATGCTGGCATTTCTTTGCTTTGAcgtcttctccctcctcccgaTTAAACAATCTTTAGTTTGTCCGTCTGAAACTTACAAGAGACGAAACAAAGTCTCCGAGTAGCTATCCGGCAAGTCAAATGTTAAGCTTGTGCGGGTACTGCGATACTGTTCACAGGTGAATACGACTCATTCCCATTGAGGAACCAAAATCTTTTGCGGTTTCCGCCCAAAATGTGTGAACACTTGAAGTACATGTCATCATATATACGCAAGTGAATATCAGCCAGCGCGAACTGGCAGTTGGCACTCCTTTACatatttcctgtctctcttcattcCTCTGCTGTATCAACTTAGGTGAGAAGACTCATACCACGCTCATCTGTGGATAGGTTTCAGATTAgctttttaaagttcaaattaaaccaacaacaacagattcCGTAACCTTCGGcaaagccaggctagcagtttccccccgcttccagtctctgtgctaagctaagctaacgagCTGATGGCCATAGGCGACTCTCAGCAAACTATTTCTCTCAAACTGGGAGGTGTCGTTCATTATCGAACATACATTACATTTGGTTTGGgggaagtaaaaaataaatacttaatttGGTTCGACTGGGATCTCCCCTTTTGCCTCAGCGATGCAGCCGAGGCAGTTGAATACATTGCTATGCGAGAGTGAAGACACTCATGCAACATTTCCCTTTCATCATCATATTAaattcaggtttaaaaaaacaaaaacagacaccgTAGCACCCCTTCACGTTTCCTCTGGATACATCCACGCTAAAgaacacgcgcacacacacacacacacgctttcaCTCCATCAACTGCAGAAAGATACATACTTCCAGcgtgaaaaataaaatctgtcacttcaaaaacaacaacaacaaaaagagaaaaaaaaaggcaaacccCATCCTCCCGTCTAGTGTGAAGGAAGCCTTAATGCTCACGGAGTACAACAGAGGTGGGAGGGAGCGGTTGTTTGGCCACAAGGAGGTGCAGAGGACATGACACGTTATGAGGGGCTTCCCTTGACCCGCACTCTGTTATGAGAACAAAGGATGAAGTCAAAACAATGAGTCCTTTTTCTCCTGTTATTCTTCTCGTTCTCCACACAACTTGTCCATGTTTTCTTCTCCTGGTTTTCAAGGTTTCCGCCGTTCAGTCCATGTGGGGTTTCTCGACACCGCCCTGAGGGGggggagacagaagaagaagcccGGTGTTGATAACATATCAAATCGATCAATGTGATGCAGTATTTAGAAGAGCGGTTAGAGTATCTGTAGTTGCAAGTTACACAGTAGAGACAACAGCTTCTTTATTGGCTAAAAGTGAATCCTCGGCAAGTACTCAAGTAGATTTATGAACCGTCGTAAAGCGAGAGAAGTCCTTCAGCGAAATGTCACTCAGTCAATCTGCTGTTGTATGTTCTGGTGACTTTCAACAGCCTGGGGTGACTCATTTTTAAGTTGTGAGTCACACGTGAACACAACAGTTTCGGTTTGCTGTGAAAGATAAACTGTTGTCGCTTTAAGAACAAATCAGGACgactttaatgttgttgttgggtttttttttaagggaacTTTTACCTTTCAGTTCCCATTTTCCTCAAATGGGaactaaacattttttataataaaaaaggaagaaaagtgtCGCTCACACAGCCGGAGAAAAATGCGTATTGCTTGCATATTTTAGCGGTCGCAAAACACTTGTAAATGTAATCAGATGTTTTGTGTACGGAACTGTGCGATCTTTCAAACTAAACATCCGACTGTGACTTCAAATAAGCTGGTAAAATTATTAGTCATTGAGCTTTAAAGCAGGTCTAATAAGTACAAGAGCTTTTATTCAGCGTGGTTAATGCTGCCAAACAGATTGTTTCACAGTAACGGTCTTTAAtccttcataaaaaaacatttgaaaaaaaaaaacaaaaaaacaatttccagTAAAAAGAGTCTCATGTTCTTCCTGATCCTTTTCATAAATGACTCACTGGGGcgaaagagaggaaaaacagagaacaaaaccACGAGTGTAGACTTGTGCCAACATTCCTCAGGCctcatcacaaacaaaaacaacaagtagCAAATGACCCTCTGGTCAGCCGAGTCCTGACTGGCTCTGTGTCTCGCCACgactgtgaaaaacaacagcCCTTAATCTGCTTTCACGCTTTCACTGAGTCAAACTGAGGGAGTGACGGGACTCTTACTTTACAGACAGAATGAGGTGAGGCTTCTGGGCACGAGCTtaatgaagacatcaaagcTGACTTGATGGGATAATTATGAAGGAAAGGGGGCGTCCAGTGCACGACTTTAAAACCATCCGACAATGTTATCGGCTGTCGCGGTTCAGCTGAATAATCGGAAATAAAGCATGTGTGGTGCAGGGGGGGAGTCCTTTTGAAGTCACAGCGGTTTACACAGATGCGGATGTTTGAAGGCTGATACTGGTGAACGTGCGGGGATATTTTGTGCCCATATGTCAGGCCAAAGCGTTCAAGACATCACACGGAATCACAGATATTTACCGCTGAATTAAAATCTTGGCAAACTATAAAAACACTCCACTGAAACCTGCAGGACTAAAAAGTGCTTTGGTAGCTCttcaaagaaaaggaggagtTCACCCAGAAGCTAAAAGTGTGACAGTTTAACTTGTAACACGTTTAAAACTTTCAGCTAAGAAActtaaatatttgctttttttcctgcttATGAATGATAATTTGTACCACTGGGTCTCGGCTTTTGGGCGTTCGTGTTGTTCTTGAGACCTTGAGGGTGATTTTTGAGGAAATACtgatataaatatttcagagaCAGTCAATTTTTCACCTTTCCATGAAGAAGTCATTCATCAGTCTATCTCTCCTATGGACAAAATCTTCAGTTTCAGGTAAACACAGGATgaggtgagttttttttaaaggttacaGACCCCATGATGCTGAGTAAACTTCATCCTCACCATGTTCatatatttaacttttaacattacattatgAATGCTTGCAGATTTTACCATTGCAAGTTGCCGTCCGATGTTCCCCACGGTAACGCCACCTGAGAAGAATATGCACGGGAGCCAGGAGCGTACGTACAAGAAGTCTGGAGACGTATacctgaaagacagaaaccaTCTTATGATTATTCTTTATAATGTAGAGCAAGTTTAGTGATGCTGTTCTGTGGCTAatcgtgacctctgacctctttggAAGGGgttaaaataaaccacaattCCCTCCAAAAGCTAAATGTCGTGTCACAGAATAAGAAACACATCGACTCTTGAAGACACATCTCTAAGAAGTGAAAGTATTATCATCTCCTCCCGttcttccctccttttttctaCCTTGTAAAATTAGCACAGGATGCAGCAGCTGCCTTTTGAACCTCATGCCGTGATCAACAGTCCCTTTCCTCAGCTGTGTATTTCTGATGTTGTGTCACTAAAGTCGGTAGGAGGGCGTGTTAATTGGGCTGCCGGAGACGATGGGGCTTCCCAAAATATAACTCAACTACCTCAAGTGTTTTCtatcacgtctttttttttgatggaaGTACCTCCAGCTACTTTATCTACTTCATTCACGCCAGGGTGGGGTTTATTCTCACAGCTTCATGAATAACAGTTAAGCCAGGTAACGTAGTATTTAGTTTGGGTGTGATCTGAAACCGAAGCACTCATGTATTGTTATTACAGAGGTGTGAGAACTTACTGGTAGACTCCATTGTAGACCAGCAGCTGTGTGAACACAGTAGCTAGGAAGGCGGTGGTGATGCCCAAACCAAGGCCGCTCCTGGACCGGTCAAATGTCCACCACAGGCCCAAGGACAGGGCGGCCAGTGTTAGGGAGAGCTGCACGGTGTTGTCGATGTTTAGTTTCTGTGTTACGAGGCAGTtaaggacaaagacaaacagcatgACTCCAGCATGGGATTAGTCGTTACTCAAATATTTGCGGGACCCGCAAAGTCCACCATTCCTTAAGGGTAAATCAGGACATCCTGTTGCATTAGATACTGTGCAAACTAGAGACGCACAATGCATTTTCTCCATATCATATTTTGACTATGACTAAAGCCAAAATGAAAGACAACACTGACAAAACAATCCGTGTTTATGAATCTACAAGGTGAATTCTTTGGGAAAGGATACAACACTGGCGTGGTTGATACCGACGAACACCGCGATGCACCTCATGACGCTGGCCCACTCCCGCTTGAATTTGTGCGGCTCTCCCAAATGGCTGTCGAGGCAGGGGTACAGCAGGCCGACAACAgctgtgaaaaagaagaagcaaacaGACCCAAATTACACAAGATAAGCAGAAATTCTGGGAAACGCCAGCGGGCGAATCCTGTCatggagctgctgtgtgtggGATTATTCTATTTGCAGAACATGTGCTTCCATAATTGGCGACTCATTTTAGGCACATGCGTACACTTAAACTGAATTtaagatttgttgttttaatttctttcttttaagaCTTTTAATGATCTTCTGAAGTAATTCCTGGTTTCATACCACCTCTTTATGTTTGTAGTCACTAAGAAGTCTATGGTAACGtctttaaattgcttgtttAGTGCAAAGATATCCACCTTaccaaggatttttttttggccttttcaagctttattttgatagagacagctgaagagtgacaggaatgcggggagagagagacggggaatgacatgtgggaaagagccacaggtcgaattcgaaccctgggcttacgcagcaaggactgagccgtcatacacggggcggctgctctaccaactgagcgaAACGCCGCCCcgttttttcttcttactgGTTTTATATGTTAGAAACTTAATATACTTTTTAACAAAGACCTTTTCCAGcaaaaccaacacacaccacagcagcagcacccatcactggtaacaccaagtatttcatgtcaaaacgggctgctgtgaaaaagatcaACTGGGTCGAGATAAAACACGCAACTTGTTGGCTCCAGTTGTAGGATTCATGATGGATATCACAACTTtctaacattttaaagacttttaatgaattaatttaagttaaaaagggttcagtgtgttgtatttagttgcatctagtagACTAAATCGCTTCATTGCTTCATTTCTAGAGTCAgaatttagtttgtctgttctgggctactgtagaaacacggtgtttcaacatggcggcatCTAtaaaagaggacccgctcccactctgtagacaaaaaaacaacaaaaaaaagattcttattttaaggtgattatacatgtaTGAATattatcttacacactgcaccttttaatttaaagaaagagGTCACTGAGACTCAAGGAGATACTGAGCGTTCAAGCTTCTGTTTAAACAATGAAGATGTCAAACAAGCTCCTGCTTGACACGCCAGACATTAATAACTGACAGTCTAATGTCAACAGACAGTTGAGACCTGTCTACATGTTGTTATGTTTTCGTCCTGAGCTCACACCtcgttttctcttcttccttgttcctgctctgagagagagagagagagaaaaaaaaaaatagaaaaaaaaattggaccCGCCCCACTTTTAGCTCACCCGTTATGACACGGACCAATCAGAGCGCAGCTCACCTCGTGTCCTGGCTgttgcagccaatcagaggccgAGAATCACTACCATctgtacatttctttttgttttttttctcataactGTTTGACtgccagacaaaaaaaaaaacatcaaagccTGAGAGAGGAAGGATTGtataatcaaaaacaaaacccagTGATGATTCATTACCACCTGATCATATAATAACAGTAATTTTCaacacagtaacagtaaaagaaggtgttgttttattgcatttgaTTGTTAAAAACAGCTCTATGTCACTGCCCGGTCTGGTGTGTTAGATAGTAACCCCACAAACATGATTTCAAGACTTTACGCGCCCATAAATGATTGGAAAATTATACTCCAGTGTCTTTTTATTCACTATAATTATGTCTATATATGGAAAAGTCTCCTGCACTGTAACCCCTCCCCTCTGTACATTCCTTTGTCCCAAACTTGGCGTCAAACTTCCAGATAACAGAGGTCAAACTCTCCTTCAAAACTTATCTATTACGCACTGATTAACACTTTTTTTACAGCCAGGTGTGTTGTTGGTTTTACTCACCGGCTCCTGTGCCGCAGCATGGAGGGATCCACCAGGCGGACGAAAACAAAGTTGTCATCACCTCCTCGGGGAACAGCGTGACATTTCTTTGTATCTGCAGCAAGTTGAGCACCAGGGCGAGGGACGCGCCGACGGTGAAGAGGACGAGACCCCTGCGGATGAGGTTGGCCGTCCGGACGTCGTGCAGAGAGCCGTATGCATTGCTGAGCACCGAGGTGATGATGGACATCATTTCTTCAGCTTTGGATGCTAACCAGTTCGCTCCAGATGAATGCTTAGTTTCAGCACTTGATGCACAGGAGCAGCTCCAGCAGTGGTCTTCTAGTCTGGGCATTTGGCACGTTTGCGCTTCGGAAGGAGGACAGACAAATGAGTAcatgcaagagagagagagagagagagaagtcaaaTAAGTTGTGAGCCTTACCTTGATCTCCAGACGTCTTCAGTGCCTGGTCCAAATAGAAACCAACACTCCTGTTCATCCGCGCGtcttcaaaataataataataataaagaaaaatccttGTTTTCCTGCTTAGAGCTGCAATCACGTTGTTTGTTCACATCGTCgtcacatgcatgcacacacacacatacagtgctgCTCCATTCctcggcacacacacacacacagctcatacCAGGGGCAAGAGCTTCCTCTGCAGAAAACAATCACAGCTGTGTCGGGTGAGAATcggcagccaatcagagcgcgGCGGCTGATATGACGTGTGGCCACCCCACACCGCCCCCTCTGTCCGGAACAGACGCGCAAAAACCAGGAGGAGGCTTTGGAGAGCCCTGAAGTGAAAGTGGAAACAGAgaagtgctttaaaaaaaaaaaaaaaaaaaaaaaagaaggtagcAAAACATTTGCAACTCTCAGTTTGAAGAGCTTTACACCTAATAGATATTATGAGAATGTAGGgctgcaaaacacaacaaaaacaccacaataAACTCAGTATTGACATCCAAAGCTTGCAGTAGAGATCCATATTCTATAAAAAGAAGTGTTTACCAAGCTTAAACGCCCTTCCTCAACGTCCTGTGACTATCCCAGCAGGCTGCACCTATGCAAACTACTCCCAATCTCATGCACAGCTACCTTTTATATAAGCAAGCCTTTGGGAATGGGATGAGTGACaaccctttttttctgttgttggtAAAGTTTATTGAACTTTAGGTCAGGTTAGAGGATGTGGGTCTGCAGGGAATGCACGTAGGGGGCCCCCCGCACGTCAGTCAATGATAATGTGAATGGATTGGGTTCAACGCCCGGATGACATAGTCTTTCAAGGACCGACAATAACATGGAAACATGTTTTGCAAGAACTTGTGTGTATGTAGGACATTGCGATAACAAGCCTCCACCCACCCCAAAAACATACATCTGTACGTGCATGCTGTGCCTGAGGACATGCATAGGGGGACGTAGTTAAAAACATAgttttgaagacatttttatgaGATTAAACTGTACTgcgagagagtgagagatatttaactgtcaaaaaaaaagtcgCAGACTAAGTCAGATTTCTTGAATTTTAGCTGCTGGCACTTTGTAAAAAGAAATGCCGTGGATGAATCATCTTTTTCATGCAAATTTGCTCGGGAAAATTAAATGATGCTTCATGACCAAAAGCAAATTcggtaaacaaaaaaacacagagcataTCAATCAGATAGCATTCCCTTTCAAttagctttaattaaaaaccttttttttttctttttttttttggtgtaattaTCTGTGGCGCTCATGTCCCAGGGcattgtattcattgttttcttGGCAATTATGTGGCGCTAAAATGCAGAACTAAAAATGAGTTCTGCACCAAATGAGGGTGCAATGTGGGGAACTGGTTTTCTGGTTGTCACCCAGTGTTCGGCTTCAAAGCCTGAAACACAACTGCTGAATTtatctttccttttttatggCTGATTTGTTGTGCCATGTGGAGGAAAACAATGCCCCAATTActgggaatttaaaaaaaaactataactaTATTTATGAATATAGTTATGGAAACATTGCAAGCACACCAGAGACTTTTAACCATGCTCGCAGCATAATTTAAACGCCAGTTTTTCTGTTGGgtttgatggattgccatgaaatgtttgaataaatgactaaatcctaatgactttggcaGTCCCCTGACTTTCCTTCTAGCGCCACAGCAGGGCAAAGCTCATTATCTAATGGACTGGCACAAAATCCagcacagacattcatggtcccaaCATGATGTATCCTAATGACTTTTGTTGTAGTTGTGGCTATGAAGGATTGTTTAATTCATGCATGTACATGGAAGTTACCCTATGAGGCTGCTGAGGCCTTCATACTTTGCATGCTTTAAGTTGGAGTTGCCTGGAGTTAAAGATAAAATGGGACCTTGGAGTTGGTCCAGACTTTTCTGATAATATTAGAAATGACATTGACCAAGAGCTGCCCACTTTGTTCCCAGGTGGTGTGATCCTACAGGACTGTACTGCCTTAAAGCTGTGTGAAATGCAACAGCGTTGAAGCCTCTTTGACTGTGGCCATGCAAATATTATGTACCAAGATCTTTTCTGTTAACACATCTGTGCTATGATAAACTTATATATTCAAGAAGGACTCATCAAGTTTATCCTTCTGTTCAAAAGTGAAGTTTGACCAGTTTTTTTCACGTCAAATGTCTAAAATTTGGCACACTGCACAATGATTAGaatatgttatgttatgctaACATGCCAAGCTAAACATAGTAAACATTACACTTGCTttgcatgagcatgttagcattctggtgctagcatttagctcaaagcacgTTGTGTCCAAGGCTACAAACAGTGATTGCAAATGTGGTGGAGGGGAAAGCTACTTTTGAAGTTACTGACCATGTCGTCACACAAAAGATGAAGCTAAAGCAGCTTTTTGTTGTTCGTTTTACATATGGATAGCTGGTATTACAGTTTCCAGACTGCACATTCAAATTTACTGAGTTTAAATTGGTTCCACATCGATAGAACGAGAAAATGCCATTCCTAAAATTGCAGCGATAACTGAatggttaaatataaatgtcacAGCTGCACTCCGCTGGAGCTGTTTCACCATTTTGTGCCAAACAAGTCAAGCATGAAAGTAAATTGAGGGTTGTAAAAGTTTGCATTTGTCCCCGTCTCATTTCTGAGTGCTTAGATTCATGTTGGTGTGTGCAGAAGGCTTGAACAAATACAGCATGTCTTATTGGATGAGAAGAAATTCCACTTTTTAATAATCTGAacaggtttctttttcttcctcactcATTTCATAGCTTTTTTTGGATATAATGGCATACATCCTGACCTCTTTACAAACATGCCGTTGTGGTCCTAAACCAACATTCAGACGCATTTACTTTGCTGCAACCCATAGATAATGACATCAGTCATATCATAATTTCAGTGAGCCATGTGGGTAACACAGATAAATCGCCACAGCCTTACAGTTTCACAAAAGGGGAAAGGAGGTCAAAATAAGAAGGCTGC
This genomic interval carries:
- the insig1 gene encoding insulin-induced gene 1 protein — encoded protein: MNRSVGFYLDQALKTSGDQAQTCQMPRLEDHCWSCSCASSAETKHSSGANWLASKAEEMMSIITSVLSNAYGSLHDVRTANLIRRGLVLFTVGASLALVLNLLQIQRNVTLFPEEVMTTLFSSAWWIPPCCGTGAAVVGLLYPCLDSHLGEPHKFKREWASVMRCIAVFVGINHASVKLNIDNTVQLSLTLAALSLGLWWTFDRSRSGLGLGITTAFLATVFTQLLVYNGVYQYTSPDFLYVRSWLPCIFFSGGVTVGNIGRQLAMGGVEKPHMD